In a single window of the Mauremys reevesii isolate NIE-2019 linkage group 3, ASM1616193v1, whole genome shotgun sequence genome:
- the RDH14 gene encoding retinol dehydrogenase 14 has product MKLRVPECKAKGAARANRSLTIRRRHWASSAGCALGKTPGRVSFGPYSRLSPGLERWAMAAAALLAAALGGGLLLIARRYLTGAGRASRAAAAALMRGKTVIVTGANSGLGRATAAELLRRQARVIMGCRDRGRAEQAAREIRAELGAQAEGGELVIRELDLASLRSVRSFCQRVLQEEPRLDVLINNAGIFQCPYMKTEDGFEMQFGVNHLGHFLLTNLLLGLLKSSAPSRIVVVSSKLYKYGEINFEDLNSEISYNKSFGYSRSKLANILFTRELARRLEGTGVTVNVLHPGIVRTNLGRYMNIPLLAKPLFNLVSWAFFKTPLEGAQTSIYLASSAEVEGVSGKYFGDCKEEELLPKAMDDLVGRKLWDISEVMVGLLK; this is encoded by the exons ATGAAACTACGAGTCCCAGAATGCAAAGCGAAGGGGGCCGCGCGGGCCAATCGGTCCCTAACCATCCGTAGGCGGCACTGGGCATCCAGCGCCGGCTGCGCCCTGGGAAAAACGCCGGGGCGGGTGTCGTTCGGCCCCTACTCGCGGCTCTCTCCTGGCCTCGAGCGCTGGGCTATGGCCGCTGCGGCGCTGCTGGCCGCGGCGTTGGGCGGGGGGCTGCTGCTGATCGCCCGCCGCTACCTGACCGGGGCCGGCCGGGCTTCGCGGGCCGCGGCGGCCGCGCTGATGCGGGGCAAGACGGTGATCGTCACGGGCGCGAacagcgggctgggccgggccacgGCGGCCGAGCTGCTGCGGAGGCAGGCCCGGGTGATCATGGGCTGCCGGGACCGCGGCCGCGCCGAGCAGGCGGCCCGCGAGATCCGCGCCGAGCTGGGCGCCCAGGCGGAGGGCGGGGAGCTGGTGATCAGAGAGCTGGACCTGGCCTCGCTGCGCTCCGTGCGCAGCTTCTGCCAGCGGGTGCTGCAG GAAGAGCCGAGACTGGATGTTCTGATCAATAATGCGGGGATATTCCAGTGTCCATACATGAAGACAGAGGATGGTTTCGAGATGCAGTTTGGTGTCAACCACTTGGGTCATTTCTTGCTCACTAACCTCCTCCTTGGCCTCCTCAAAAGTTCTGCCCCAAGCAGGATTGTGGTAGTTTCTTCCAAACTTTACAAATATGGAGAGATCAACTTTGAAGACTTGAACAGTGAGATAAGTTACAATAAAAGTTTTGGCTACAGTCGCAGTAAACTGGCTAACATACTATTCACCAGGGAGCTAGCCCGCCGATTGGAAGGCACAGGAGTCACTGTCAACGTGCTTCATCCCGGTATAGTCCGAACCAATCTAGGCAGATACATGAATATTCCTTTGCTGGCAAAACCCCTCTTCAATTTGGTGTCATGGGCTTTCTTCAAAACCCCATTGGAAGGAGCCCAGACTTCTATTTATTTGGCCTCCTCTGCAGAAGTAGAGGGTGTGTCAGGCAAGTATTTTGGGGATTGCAAAGAGGAGGAACTGCTGCCTAAAGCcatggatgatttagttggaagaAAACTTTGGGATATCAGTGAAGTGATGGTTGgattattaaaataa
- the LOC120400685 gene encoding cytosolic 5'-nucleotidase 1A-like isoform X2 yields the protein MKNFMKRKRKGSCSSPAPPGCSSRHQPRAPAATMSSCSSDKSQSSSACDNIPLTPAQQQAAAVGAEQDWAAAKAFYDNLVSTKRPRPPKPQNAITVAVSSRALFDMVKDRKIYEEEGVETYVKYQEENENVPLKPGPAFYFVKALEQVNARLRELYPNDEELFDIVLMTNNHAQVGVRLINSINHYSLSIERFCMTGGESPIGYLTAYLTNLYLSADSEKVQEAIEAGIASATMFTANKDIPYCDKQLRVAFDGDAVLFSDESEQIVKEHGLDRFFEHEQMNENKPLAQGPLKGFLEDLGKLQKKFYAKDERLDCPIRTYLVTARSAASSGARVLKTLRSWGLEIDEALFLAGAPKGPILVKIRPHIFFDDQMFHIEGAQQLDWPRVCIGKPKQKKRTAA from the exons ATGAAGAACTTTATGAAAAGAAAGAGGAAG GGATCCTGCTCCTCCCCCGCGCCGCCCGGCTGCAGCAGCAGGCACCAGCCGCGGGCACCAGCCGCCACCATGAGCTCCTGCAGCTCGGACAAGTCCCAGAGCAGCTCGGCCTGCGACAACATCCCGCTCACCCCGGCGCAGCAGCAGGCGGCGGCGGTCGGCGCCGAGCAGGACTGGGCAGCGGCCAAGGCTTTCTACGACAACCTGGTCTCCACCAAGAGACCCCGACCG CCTAAGCCCCAAAATGCCATCACTGTGGCAGTCTCCTCCCGGGCTCTCTTTGACATGGTGAAAGACAGGAAAATCTACGAAGAGGAAGGGGTGGAAACCTATGTGAAATACCAGGAGGAAAACGAGAACGTCCCCCTGAAGCCCGGGCCAGCTTTCTATTTTGTCAAG GCACTAGAACAGGTCAATGCCCGGCTTCGTGAGCTGTACCCTAATGATGAAGAACTATTTGATATTGTTCTGATGACTAATAACCATGCTCAAGTGGGAGTGAGACTCATAAACAGCATCAATCACTAta GTTTATCGATTGAACGCTTCTGTATGACTGGTGGAGAAAGCCCTATTGGTTACCTAACAGCATATCTTACCAACTTATACCTTTCTGCTGACTCTGAAAAAGTCCAAGAAGCTATAGAAGCAG GCATTGCATCTGCTACAATGTTCACTGCAAATAAAGACATACCTTACTGTGATAAGCAGCTGAGGGTGGCGTTTGATGGGGATGCTGTTCTCTTTTCTGATGAGTCAGAGCAGATCGTCAAAGAGCATGGATTAGATAGATTTTTTGAACACGAACAGATGAATGAGAATAAACCCCTTGCACAG GGCCCTTTGAAAGGTTTTCTGGAAGACTTAGGGAAGCTGCAGAAGAAATTTTATGCAAAAGACGAACGATTAGATTGTCCTATAAGAACCTACCTCGTCACAGCTAGAAGTGCAGCAAGTTCTGGAGCCAGAGTGCTGAAGACTCTCCGTAGTTGGGGTTTGGAGATTGATGAGGCACTTTTCCTTGCAGGAGCTCCTAAAGGACCAATTTTGGTGAAAATACGGCCTCATATTTTCTTTGATGATCAGATGTTTCACATTGAAGGAGCACAACAACTGG ATTGGCCCAGGGTTTGCATTGGGAAACCTAAACAAAAGAAAAGGACTGCTGCTTAA
- the LOC120400685 gene encoding cytosolic 5'-nucleotidase 1A-like isoform X1 translates to MKNFMKRKRKGSCSSPAPPGCSSRHQPRAPAATMSSCSSDKSQSSSACDNIPLTPAQQQAAAVGAEQDWAAAKAFYDNLVSTKRPRPPKPQNAITVAVSSRALFDMVKDRKIYEEEGVETYVKYQEENENVPLKPGPAFYFVKALEQVNARLRELYPNDEELFDIVLMTNNHAQVGVRLINSINHYSLSIERFCMTGGESPIGYLTAYLTNLYLSADSEKVQEAIEAGIASATMFTANKDIPYCDKQLRVAFDGDAVLFSDESEQIVKEHGLDRFFEHEQMNENKPLAQGPLKGFLEDLGKLQKKFYAKDERLDCPIRTYLVTARSAASSGARVLKTLRSWGLEIDEALFLAGAPKGPILVKIRPHIFFDDQMFHIEGAQQLGTIAAHVPYGIGQKYYKSKPKDDTVKK, encoded by the exons ATGAAGAACTTTATGAAAAGAAAGAGGAAG GGATCCTGCTCCTCCCCCGCGCCGCCCGGCTGCAGCAGCAGGCACCAGCCGCGGGCACCAGCCGCCACCATGAGCTCCTGCAGCTCGGACAAGTCCCAGAGCAGCTCGGCCTGCGACAACATCCCGCTCACCCCGGCGCAGCAGCAGGCGGCGGCGGTCGGCGCCGAGCAGGACTGGGCAGCGGCCAAGGCTTTCTACGACAACCTGGTCTCCACCAAGAGACCCCGACCG CCTAAGCCCCAAAATGCCATCACTGTGGCAGTCTCCTCCCGGGCTCTCTTTGACATGGTGAAAGACAGGAAAATCTACGAAGAGGAAGGGGTGGAAACCTATGTGAAATACCAGGAGGAAAACGAGAACGTCCCCCTGAAGCCCGGGCCAGCTTTCTATTTTGTCAAG GCACTAGAACAGGTCAATGCCCGGCTTCGTGAGCTGTACCCTAATGATGAAGAACTATTTGATATTGTTCTGATGACTAATAACCATGCTCAAGTGGGAGTGAGACTCATAAACAGCATCAATCACTAta GTTTATCGATTGAACGCTTCTGTATGACTGGTGGAGAAAGCCCTATTGGTTACCTAACAGCATATCTTACCAACTTATACCTTTCTGCTGACTCTGAAAAAGTCCAAGAAGCTATAGAAGCAG GCATTGCATCTGCTACAATGTTCACTGCAAATAAAGACATACCTTACTGTGATAAGCAGCTGAGGGTGGCGTTTGATGGGGATGCTGTTCTCTTTTCTGATGAGTCAGAGCAGATCGTCAAAGAGCATGGATTAGATAGATTTTTTGAACACGAACAGATGAATGAGAATAAACCCCTTGCACAG GGCCCTTTGAAAGGTTTTCTGGAAGACTTAGGGAAGCTGCAGAAGAAATTTTATGCAAAAGACGAACGATTAGATTGTCCTATAAGAACCTACCTCGTCACAGCTAGAAGTGCAGCAAGTTCTGGAGCCAGAGTGCTGAAGACTCTCCGTAGTTGGGGTTTGGAGATTGATGAGGCACTTTTCCTTGCAGGAGCTCCTAAAGGACCAATTTTGGTGAAAATACGGCCTCATATTTTCTTTGATGATCAGATGTTTCACATTGAAGGAGCACAACAACTGGGTACTATAGCAGCACATGTACCTTATGGCATTGGTCAGAAGTACTACAAATCCAAACCTAAAGATGACACTGTTAAAAAATAG